The following is a genomic window from Variovorax paradoxus.
GGTCGATGTCCGCATACAGCTGCGGCACGTTGACCTGCCAGCTCGTGAACATGCCCGTGAGCTCGGGCGCGGCATAGGCCTTGGCCATGAAGGCCTTCACCGCGGCGTCCATCTGGTCGTAGCCCACCGATGCGCGGTCTTCCAGCTGCAGCTTGAAGCCGCCCGTGGTGCCCAGGCCCGCCACCGGCGGCGGCGGGAACATCACGATGAACGCGTCCTGGATGCTGGCAAAGGCACCGTTGAGTTGGCCGGCCACGGCACCGCCGCTCTGGTCGGCGCGCTTGCGCTGGTCGAAGGGCTTGAGCGTGGCAAACACGATGCCCGAGTTCGAGCTGTTGGTGAAGCCGTTGATCGACAGGCCCGGGAACGCAATGGCGTCTTCCACGTTCGGGTTCTTCTTCATGATCTCGCCCATGCGCTGGATCACTTCGTCGGTGCGGTCGAGCGTGGCGCCGTCGGGAAGTTGGGCAAAACCGATCAGGTATTGCTTGTCCTGCGCCGGCACAAAGCCGCTGGGCACCGCCTTGAAGAGGCCGAAGGTCACGCCGATCAGCGCAAGGTAGATCACCAGCATCAGCGTCTTGCGCGAGATCACGCTCTTGACGCCGCCGCTATAGGCTTCCGAGCCGCGGCTGAAGAGCTTGTTGAAGCCGCGGAACAGCCAGCCGAAGGCCTTGTCCATGCCGCGGGTGAGCGCGTCCTTGGGCTGGTCGTGGCCGCGCAGCAGCAACGCGGCGAGTGCGGGCGACAGCGTGAGCGAGTTGATGGCAGAGATCACCGTCGAGATCGCGATGGTCACCGCGAACTGGCGATAGAACTGGCCCGTGAGGCCGCTGATGAAAGCCAGCGGAACGAACACGGCCACCAGCACCAGCGCAATCGCGATGATGGGCCCCGACACTTCGCGCATCGCGCGGTAGGTTGCTTCTCGCGGCGTCAGCCCGGCCTCGATGTTCCGCTCGACGTTTTCCACCACCACGATGGCGTCGTCCACAACGATACCGATGGCCAGCACCAGCCCGAACAAGCTCAGCGCGTTGATGGAAAAGCCCAGCACGTGCAGCACCGCGAAGGTACCGATCACCGACACCGGCACGGCCAGCAGCGGAATGATGGAGGCGCGCCAGGTCTGCAGGAACAGGATCACGACCAGCACCACCAGCAGGATGGCTTCGAGCAGCGTGTGGATCACCGATTCGATCGATGCGCGCACGAACTGCGTCGGGTCATACGCAATGCGATATTCCAGGCCCTCGGGCATGTTCTTGTTGAGCTCGGCCATCGTCTTGCGCACGTTGGACGAGATGTCGAGCGCGTTGGAACCAGGCGCCTGGAACACGCCCATGCCAACGGCCGGGTCGTTGTTCAGCAGCGAACGCAGCGAGTAGTCGGCAGCACCCATTTCAAGGCGGCCGATGTCGCGCAGCCGGGTCACGGCGCCGTCGGTGCCGCTCTTCACGATGATGTCGCCGAACTCTTCCTCGCTCTGAAGGCGCCCTTGCGCATTGATCGACAGCTGCATGTCCACGCCCGAGAGGCCCGGCGAAGCGCCGACCACACCGGCCGCGGCCTGCACGTTCTGGCCGCGGATGGCAGCCACCACGTCGCTGGCCGAGAGGCCGCGTTGCGCAACCTTTTGCGGGTCGAGCCACACGCGCATCGAGTAGTCGCCGCCGCCGAAGATCTGCACCTGGCCCACGCCTTCGATGCGCGCGAGCGGGTCCTTCACGTTCAGCACCGCGTAGTTGCGCAGGTAGTTGATGTCGTAGCGGTTGTTCGGCGAGACGAGGTGAACCACCATCGTCAGGTCGGGCGCGCTCTTGACGGTCGTGATGCCCAGGCGCCGCACTTCTTCGGGCAGGCGCGGCTCGGCTTGCGAGACGCGGTTCTGCACCAGCTGCTGGGCCTTGTCGGGATCGGTGCCGAGGCGGAAGGTCACCGTCAGCGTCATCACGCCGTCGGTGGTGGCCTGGCTGCCCATGTAGAGCATGCCTTCGACGCCGTTGATCTGCTCTTCGAGCGGCGTGGCCACGGTTTCGGCAATCACCTTGGGATTGGCGCCCGGGTACTGGGCGCGCACCACCACCGAAGGCGGCGCGACTTCGGGGTATTCCGAAATCGGCAACCCGCGCAGCGCGATCAGGCCGGCTATCAATATCAATAGCGACAGCACGCCGGCAAAGATCGGCCGGTCGATGAAGAATTTAGAGAGATTCATGTTGTTTCTCCGGCGAGCGCAAATGCGCTCCCCTCCGAGTTCAGGACTTCGCGGCTTCCGCGACGCGTTCCGGTTGTTGTTGCTTGGTGTCGGCCTTGGCGTCCATCGTCACGTTCTGCGGCACCACCAGCGCGCCGGGGCGGATGTGCTGCAGGCCGTTCACCACCACGCGCTCGCCGGCCTTCAGGCCCTTGCTCACCACGCGCAGCCCGTTGACGGATGCGCCGAGCGTCACTTCGCGGTACATGGCCTTGTTGTCTTCGCCCACGACCATCACGAACTTCTTGTTCTGGTCGGTGCCGATGGCGCGTTCGCTCACCAGCAATGCGGCGTCGTTGCGTGCCTGGCCCATGCGGATGCGGGCAAACTGGCCCGGAATGAGCGCGCCGTCCTTGTTGTCGAACGAGGCGCGAACGCGCACCGTGCCGCTGCGGGCATCGACCTGGTTGTCGATCAGCTGCAGCTTGCCGATGAAAGGCGTGCCGTCGAAGCCCGAGGTACCCATCTGCACCGGGATGCTCTCGATCTGGCCGCGTGCGCTGGCGCCGCTCGGCAGGTCTTTGAGTGCGCGCGTGATCACCTGCTCATCGGCATCGAAGCTCGCGTAGATCGGGCTCACCGACACCAGCGTGGTCAGCACCGGCGCGCCGGGGCCGGCGGCCACCAGGTTGCCCTGGGTCACTTCGAGCTTGCCGATGCGGCCCGACACGGGTGCACGCACTTGCGTGTAGCCCAGGTTGAGGCGTGCCGACTGCAGCGTCGCTTGCGCGGCACGCAGGTTGGCATCGGCTTCGCGGCTGGCATTCACACGTTCGTCATATTCGCGCTGGGCAATGGCCTGCTGGTCCCACAGGCGCTTGGCGCGCTCCTGCTCGCTGCGGCTGAAGGCCTGGCGGGCCTGCGCCGACGCCACCTGGGCTTCGGCACGCTCCACCTCGGCGGCGTACGGCGCGGGGTCGATGGTGATCAGCAGGTCGCCCTGCTTCACCAATGCGCCTTCGCGGAAGTGCACCGCCTGCACGGCGCCCGCCACGCGGGAGCGCACATCGACGCGCTGCACGGCTTCGAGCCGGCCCGAGAACTCGTCCCAGGCGTTGATTTCGCTCTGGGCCACGGTGGCCACGGATACCGGCGTGCCCTGTTGCGCCGCAGCGGGTGCCGTGGCCTCCGCCTTGAAGCTGTGCATGCCCAGCACTGCGGCGGCCACGGCCAGCAGTGCGGTGAGCCCGGTCACTGTGGGCCACAGGCCCTTGCGGGCGACGGAAGACAGTTTTTGCTTATTGTTCGACATGATGGTTCGTCCTTCTCGATGACTTTTTGGGATGCAACAGGCCACCCCGGCGCTTTTGGCGCCAGGAGGCGGATTTCTAAGATTGACCGGGGTTACCGGTGGGCCGGGGAAAGTCGTCGCGACGTCTGGCTGGGCTGCCGCGACCGGCCCACCTAGCTGGGCTTGGGTGCTACCGGGGGCGGCGTGGTGGCACTGAAAAATTCGCGGAAGTGCTGCTGCACGCTGGCTTCGCAGGCCTTGCAGCCCGATGGCTCGGGGTCGTACAGCGCCTTGGGCCAGTTGGCGGCGCCGGGCAGCACGCTGCTCGTCACGTCGATGCCGGCTGCGCGCAGGCGGCCGGCAAAAGTCAGCGCCTCGTCGCGCATGGCATCGTCGGCGCCCACCAGCACCAGCGCGGGTGCCAGGGCTCCGAGCCGGAGCGACCCGCTAGGCACGGCGTAGGGATGGGTCGCGTTCGAGGGGCAGCTCAGGTACTTTTCCCAGCCCTTGGCCCAGCGGCATTCGGCTTCGTCGTTGGTCGCCTTGCGCAGCGACGCGGTGCCGGCGCACGGGTCGAGCATGGGCGAGAGAAGGATCTGCCCGGCCAGCGGCGGATGGGCCCGGTCGCGGGCGATCAGCGCCACCCCGGCGGCCAGGTTGCCGCCGGCTTCTTCGCCGGCCAGGTACACCTGGGCGCCCTTGCCGCCGAGCTTGACGCGCTGCTTGTAGAGCCACTCGAGCGCCGCATAGCCCACCTCGATGGGCTCGGGGAACGGCGATTCGGGTGCCAGCGGATACGCCACCGATACCACCACCGCACCGGCCCCTGCCAGCAGCCGGGCCACGTTGCGCCCGTTGTCCAGGTTGCCGCAAACGAAGGTACCGCCGTGGAAATGCAGCACCAGCGGCACCGTTTCACCGCGCGGGCGTTGCCCGTAGACCCGGGCATCCACCGGCGCACGGCCGGGCAGCTCGATCGAAAGATCGGCTTCCACGCCTTGCGCCGCGGCGAGGGCAGCGGCTTCGGCAGAGCGGGACGACGGACGGGGTGACATGGGGGCAACCTCAGGAGGATTGGCGATAGTCGAAATATAAGGCGGCCAGTGTGGCGTTAAACAGGCAACCTGCCCCTACTCTGTTTCCAAACGGCGAACAATCCGGGAAACGATAGGGATTGTCACCTTGTGTGAGAATCCGCTCCCCCTCGGCAGCGGCCGGGTCCCCAGGAACAGTCATCAATGGATCAAATCCAGGCAATGCGGATCTTTGTCCGCGTGGTGGAAGCAGGCACCTTCACTCGGGCCGCGGATTCGCTCGCCCTGCCAAAGGGGACGGTCACCAAGCAGATCCAGGCGCTGGAATCGCGCCTGCGGGTGAAGCTGCTCAACCGCACCACGCGGCGCGTCACGGTAACGCCCGACGGCGCGGCCTATTACGAACGCGCGGCGCGCCTCCTGAACGACTTCGACGACATCGAAGCCAGCATGACCAATGCGCAGGCCAACCCCACGGGGCGGCTGCGCATCGACGTTGGCACCTCGGTGGCGCGGCTGGTCATCCTGCCCGCGCTGGCCACCTTCTGCGACCGCTACCCCGAAATCCAGGTCGACCTGGGCGTGAGCGACCGCACGGTCGACCTCATCACCGACAACGTCGACTGCGTGATCCGGGCCGGCGAGCTGAGCGACCAGTCGCTGGTGGCGCGGCGCATCGGCACCCTGCACTTCGTCACGGTGGCATCGCCCGCCTACATCAAGCGCTACGGCATTCCGCAGCACCCCAACGACATCGAGAAGCGGCATCACGTAGTGAGCTACTTTTCAGGCAGCACGCGGCGCATCTACCCGCACGAGTTCAAGAAAGGCGACGAGACCATCGAGCTCAACGGGCCGTACCGCGTGTCGGTGAACGAGAGCAACGCCCACATGGCGGCGGTGCTCGGCGGCTTTGGCATTTCGCAGTGCATCACCTTCATGGCCGAGCCGCTCCTGGAGAGCGGCGAACTGATCGAGGTGCTGTCGGACTGGCACCGCGACCCGCTGCCGATTCATGTGGTCTACCCGCCCAATCGCCACCTGAGCGCGAAGGTGCGGGCGTTCGTGGATTGGGCGGCCGAGCTGTTTGCGAAGAACCCGCGGCTGCAGCGGCGCTGAGCCGTCTTAGCGGCCTAGCCGGCTTCACTCGGCCGGGCCGAACACCGGTTCGCAGCGCACCTCGGTCTTGACCGAGTTGGCAATGAAGCATTCTTCATGCGCCCGGTGGTGCATGTGCTCGATCTGCTCGCGCGTAGGCAGGTTGGCGCCGGAGAAGGTGACCTCCGGACGGAGCGTGACCACCGTCATCGCGAGCCTGCCTTCGGCGTTCTTTTCCATGATGCCGCTCGCCGCGTCGAAATAGCGGTCGACGGTGAATTTGCGCTTCACCGCCATGGTGAGGAACCACAGCATGTGGCAGCTCGAGAGCGAAGCGACGAAGGCTTCTTCGGGGTCGACCGCCGCCGCATCCGAAAACGGCAGCGGCACCACGTGCGGCGACGAGGAGCCCGGCACTTCCGCGCCGCCGTCGAAGCGCATCGAATGCCTTCTGCTGTAGCTGTTGCCGAGAAAGTCCTGCTCGCCTCGCTGCCAGAGGATCTCTGCCGTGTACTGGGCCATGCCGTGCGCTCCAAGGTCGATGGGAGCGCCATTCTGCGTCAGAAAACCCGGGTCAGAAAACACCCAGCAGCTTGACCAGCAACGGCACCAGCAGCGCCGTGGCAATGCCGTTCAGCCCCAGGGCCAATGCAGAAAAGGCGCCAGCCGTTTCATTCACCTGGATGGCGCGCGCGGTGCCGATGCCGTGCGCCGCCATGCCCACGGCGAAGCCGCGCACCGCGGGCTCCTTGATGCGCAGCAGGTTCAGCAGGCCGGTTGCCATGATGGCGCCCGAAATGCCCGCGACGGCGGCGGCCACGGCAGCGAGCGACGGCAGCCCGCCGATCTTTTCGGCCACGCCCATCGCGATGGGCATGGTGGCCGACTTGGGTGCGAGCGACATCATCAGTTCATGCGAGCCGCCCAGCACCCAGGCAATGCCGATGGCCGAGACAATGGCCGCCGCCGAGCCCACCAGCAGCGCGACGCCGATCGGCAGCCACAGGCGGCGCAGCCGTGCGAGCTGGCCGTAGAGCGGCACGGCCAGCGCCACGGTGGCCGGGCCGATGAGAAAGTGCACGAACTTCGCGCCTTCGAAATAGGTGTCGTACGGTGTACGCGTGACGAGCAGCACCGTGACGATGACGACAACCGACACCAGCACCGGATTGACCAGCGGCCTGCTGCCGCTGCGCTTGTGCAGCCACAAGGCGCCCAGGTAGGCCAGCAGCGTGAGCGACAGCCAGAGCAGCGGCGATTGCGCCAGAAATACCCAGATCTCCGAGAGCTTCGCAGGAGCGGTCATTCCGCCTCCTTGCCGGTGATGCGGATCATCCAGCGCAGGGTGAGCGCAGTCACCGCCATGGTGAAGGCCGCGCCCAAAATGCCGGCCGCAAGAAACGGCAGCCACTCGCGCCCCACCCGTTCGAAATGCAGCATGACGCCGGTCACGGCGGGAATGAACAGCAGCATGAGGTTGCGCAGCAGATGGCCGGAGGTCTCGCTCAACGCCTCGGGCACGCCGCCACGCACCAGCAGCGCGACGAAGAGCAGCAGCATGCCGATCAGCGGACCGGGAATCGGCAGGCCCAGCCACTGCACGAGCAGCTCGCCGGCCAGTTGGCAAAGAAAGAGCGTGGTGATGGCGTAGAGCATGGTGGCGTTGGATTCCTGCTTGCATCCGTTCAATGTTCGGTGGCTTTTGCCACCCGTGTCCAGGCCTCCTCCAGCGCCTGCTGGCTTTGCGGGGGCAACACACCCAGCCGCACGTAGCCCGGCAGGCCAAAGGATGCGCAGTCGCGCAGCTTGATGCCTTCAATACGCAATTCTGCGGCGAGCTTCGGATACGGCACATCGGTGCGCGCGCAGAAAAAATTGGCGTCGCTGGGCAGGCACTGCCAACCCAGCGATTCGCAGAGGGCCCGTTGCTGCGCCTTCCAAGCTCGCAAGGTGCTCAGGCTTTGCGTGAGCCACGCCTGGGCTTCATCGCCGGACCAGGTTTCGAGCATTGCCACGCCGTGCGCGCCGATGGGCCATGAAGGTGACAGTTGCTCGATGCGTTGACTCAGCGCCGCGGCCCCATCGTTTTCGGGTGCAACGGCATAGGCGGCGCGAATGCCGGTCAAGCCCATCGCCTTGTTCGGCGTCCACAGCTGCCAGACGCGATTGCGTTGCGCGGCGTCGAACGACGGGCGGCCTTCCAGGCGCAGCGGCTCGTAGGCCATGTCGAGCACGCAGGCACCGTCTGCGTCCACGTGTGGCACGAGATCGGCTTGGCCCAATGGGCTCGACGGCTCGCAGCACCAGCGCAGCGCCGGCTTTCCCCGGGGTTCGGCGGTGCGCAACACCTGCAGGCCCCAGGCCAATGCCGCGCGCTCGTAGTCGCCGTAGCTGTGCACCGGCAGGCAGACCTCCAGGCCGCCGCCTTGCGCCCAGGCGGCGGTAATCCGATGAATGAATTCGCTCGCGCTTGCGGCAATGACCACGCGTTCGGCGGCCACGCCATGCAAGGCTGCCAATGCGCGGCGCAGCGACGTGTAGGCCGGGTCCGGGTAGTGCGCCGGATCGGCTGCGCGCAGCGCTGCCAGAACGGCAGGGCACGGACCCACGGCGTTGCCGTTGGTCGAGAAATCGTGCCGCGCCGCGCCGGCCCCGTCGGGACCGCCATGATGCGAATAGCTCGATGTCGTTCGTCGTTCCTGTGTCATGCCCATCCCGCTATGGCAAAGATGGCCAATGATGCACACACTGCCATCGCCAGTGCGGCCCTGCCGCCCAGCTGCGCTGCGCGCTGCGTCTGGGCCGCTTCGGCGCGCCGCCCTTCCGCATTCAACGCGTACACGCCGGGCTTGGCCAGCCGCACGCCAAGCAGCAATGCCATTGCTGCCATCGGCCATCCGCTGTTGGGTGAAGGCGTGCGGCGCGCCTCCGGCGCCAGCCCACGGGGCCATCGCCGCGCCGCGATCGCCAGCAGCAGCACGGTGAGCCGGGCCGGCAGCCACGAGAGCACGTCGTCCGCCCGCGCCGCCCATTTGCCGAACCATGTCCAGTCGCGGCCATTGCGCTCGCCGCGATAGCCCCACATGGCATCTGCCGTGTTCGCGAAGCGGTAGACCGCCGCGCCCGGCAAGCCCAGCAGCACAAACCAGAACAGCGGCGCGACCAGCGAATCGTTGAGGTTCTCGGCCAGTGATTCAATGGCACTTTCGCGCACTTCGCTCTCGCTGAGCATGGAGACGTCGCGGCTCACCAACCTGGCGAGTTGCGCACGCCCCGCGTCCAGCGACATGGCGAGCGCCGCCTCGACGGCAAGCACTTCACTGCGCAGCATGCGCCACGCAAAGAGCGGCTTCAGCGCGAGAGCGAGCACCACGGCGGTGGCCCAGCCCGGCAGCCTTTGAACCGCGGCCGCCTGAACCGCCAGCGCCACGGCACCAACCACAAGCGCACCAACGCACCACGCCAGCGCGCCCTTCAGGAACAGCGGCAGATCGCGCGGCCTTGCATCGGCCGCCGCCGGTGCAAGGCGGTGACCGATCCAGCCGAGGTAGTGCCCCATCCACACCACCGGATGCCACCGCGCCGCTGGCTCGCCCAGCCAGCGGTCGACGGCCAGCGCGAGCCACAAGGCGGCCGCGGCTGCCAACAGATCAGTCCTCGATGCCCCGCTGTGCGGGAATGCCGGCCTTGAAGGCGTGCTTGACCATGGTCATGTCGGTCACGGTGTCGGCCAACTCGACGATCTCGGGCGGGCACCGGCGGCCGGTAAGCACCACATGCACGTGCTTTGGCCGCTCGCGCAGCGTTTCGAGCACGCCTTCGAGCGGCAGCCAGCCGTAGATCAGCGGATAGGTGATCTCGTCGAGCACCACCAGGAAGAACTCGCCCGAAAGAATGGCCGCCCTGGCCTTTTCCCAGCCGTCGCGCGCCAACTGGCCCGAGCGCTCCAGGTCCTGGCTCTTCCAGCTGAAGCCGTCGCCCAGCCCCTCGATGGGAATGCCGATCTGCTCGAACATGCGGTGCTCGCCAAAGCGCGCCGAGGGCACTTTCATGAACTGGTAGATCTTCACGGCCTTGCCGCGTCCGTGCGCGCGCAGCGCCAGGCCGAAGGCCGCGGTGCTCTTGCCCTTGCCGTCACCGGTGTTGACGATGACGATGCCGCGGCGTTCGCCCTCGGGTTTGTCGTAGGGCTTGTCGCTGGGGGGAGTTTCAATCTGCATGTGGTGTTCGGAAAAGTCGTTCAATTCGGCAAGGCAATCCACTGGTCCGCCACGCGGTGCACGCGAATGCGGTGGTGGAACACCTGCTCGAGCGCTGCATGGGTGGCCGGGTCGCTGCTGCCGCCGTGGTGCACCACGCGGCCATGATTCATCACGACCAGCTCATCGGCCGCGAGCGCCATCGGCAGTTCGTGCAGCACGCTGACAACCGTGCGTCCTTCTGCCACCAGAGCGCGCGCGGTCTGCATCCAGTCGGCCTGATGGGGCGGGTCGAGGTTGGCGAGCGGCTCGTCCATCAAGAGCAGTTCGGCCTCGACCGCGAGTGCGCGCGCCATCAGCACGCGCTGGCGTTCGCCGCCGGAGAGCTGCCCCAGCGGACGTTCGCGCCAATCCCAGGCCTGCGTGCTGCGCAATGCGCGCTCCACGGCGTCCCGGTCGGCGGCGCTCGGTGTTGCAAGCCAGCGTTGGTGCGGCAGGCGGCCGAGCATCGCAATGTCGTACACCATCAGGTCGTCGGCGCTGCCCTCGCCCGCCGCGCCGCTCTGGCCCAGCCACGACAGGCGCTGCGCGCGAGTGCGGCCCGGCACTTTTGCAGCCGCCTCGCCGAACAGGAAAACCTCGCCGCGGTGCGGAAGCAAGCCCGCCAGTGCCTTGAGCAAGGTCGACTTGCCCGCGCCATTGGGCCCGACGATGCTGGTCCATCGCGCGGCGCCGAGCTTCAGGTCGATGCCGTGCAGCACCTCGGTGCCACCGAGCGTGGCGCTCACGCCGCGTGCTTCGAGTGCCGGAATGCGGCCGCTCATGCCACACCGCCCCGCGCGCTGCGCCTATGCATCAGCCACAGCAGGTAGCTGCCGCCGAGCACGGCCGTGAGCACGCCCACCGGCAGTTCCTGCGGGGCAATGAGCCAGCGTGCCGCCAAGTCGGCCGACATCAGCAGCAAGCCGCCCATGGCCGCAGACAGCACAATCAGCCCCGCATGCGTGGTCTTGACCACGGAGCGCACAAGGTGCGGCGAGGCCAGGCCAACGAATGCGATGAGGCCGGTCTGCGCCACGGCAGCGCCCGTGGCCAGCGCGAGCACCACCACCAGCGCGGCGCGCATGCCGCCCAGCGGCAAGCCCAGGCTCCTTGCAGTCGCTTCTCCGAGCGAGAGGCCGTCCAGCACCGGTGCAAGCGCCCAGCCCAAGAGAAGGCACACCGCGCCCACAGCCGCCATCACGGCACAAGCGCTCCAGCCCACCAAGCCGGTGCTGCCGAGAATGAAGCCCTGGATCGCCTGCAGAACGTCCGCCGAAGCGATGGTGATCAGGTCTTTGGCGGCGCCCAGCACCACGCCGACGATCACGCCCGCCAGCAACAGCCGCAGCGTCTGCTGCACGCCGCGCGCGAGCAACAGCGTGAGCATCACCGCAAGCACCGCCCCCACGAAAGCCGCGCCGGTAAGCCCCAGGCGCATGACCCACTGCATGCTGGCAACCGAGCCGCCGAACAGCATGAGAGCCACCGCCACGCCAAGCGAAGCGCCCGATGCACTGCCAAGCAGATAGGGATCGGCCAACGGATTGCGAAAGAGGCCCTGCGCCACCGCGCCGGCAAGCCCGAGCAACGCGCCCGCGAGCCAGGCGCCCAGCGTGCGCGGCAGGCGGATGTCCCAAACGATCTGCAGCGCAACCGGATCGCGCGATGCAGCCAGCAGGCTTTCGAAACCGGTGCTGCCGATACCCAGGCCGAGCAGCGCGAACGCAACGCCCAGGCCAAGCAAGGCAATGCCGAAGAGCCAGACCCTGCGTTGATGGTGCGTATGCATGAAGCGTTCTTGCGGCTCAGCCGGCCTTGTCCGCAAGGCAGCGCGCCATCAACCTTGCGGCCTCGTCCATGCGCGGACCGGGGCGCACGAGCACGTCGGACTCGTCGGGACTGAAGCGGCAGATGCGGCCTTCGCGCACCGCGCGAATACCGCCCCAGCCCGGCCGCTGCTCCATACCCTGCGCGCTGCGCACGCTGACCATGATGAGATCGGGATTGGCGCGCACCACGTATTCGGGGTTGAGCTTGGGAAACGGCCCGAGCGAAGCCGGCACGATGTTCTTTGCGCCGAGGCGGGTGAGCGTTTCGCCGATGAACGAAGACTCGCCGGCCGCGAACGGCGCGCTGTTGACTTCGAAGTACACACGCAAGCCCTTCGCGCGAGGCGGCAGCGATTGCGCCGCGGCCGACACGCTGGCGTCGATCAAGCGCCACACATTCGGCGCCTCGCGGGTACCAAGCACCTGGTCGAGCGTGTCGAGCACGCGCCGCAC
Proteins encoded in this region:
- the cobO gene encoding cob(I)yrinic acid a,c-diamide adenosyltransferase; translated protein: MQIETPPSDKPYDKPEGERRGIVIVNTGDGKGKSTAAFGLALRAHGRGKAVKIYQFMKVPSARFGEHRMFEQIGIPIEGLGDGFSWKSQDLERSGQLARDGWEKARAAILSGEFFLVVLDEITYPLIYGWLPLEGVLETLRERPKHVHVVLTGRRCPPEIVELADTVTDMTMVKHAFKAGIPAQRGIED
- a CDS encoding ABC transporter ATP-binding protein; translated protein: MSGRIPALEARGVSATLGGTEVLHGIDLKLGAARWTSIVGPNGAGKSTLLKALAGLLPHRGEVFLFGEAAAKVPGRTRAQRLSWLGQSGAAGEGSADDLMVYDIAMLGRLPHQRWLATPSAADRDAVERALRSTQAWDWRERPLGQLSGGERQRVLMARALAVEAELLLMDEPLANLDPPHQADWMQTARALVAEGRTVVSVLHELPMALAADELVVMNHGRVVHHGGSSDPATHAALEQVFHHRIRVHRVADQWIALPN
- a CDS encoding FecCD family ABC transporter permease, which gives rise to MHTHHQRRVWLFGIALLGLGVAFALLGLGIGSTGFESLLAASRDPVALQIVWDIRLPRTLGAWLAGALLGLAGAVAQGLFRNPLADPYLLGSASGASLGVAVALMLFGGSVASMQWVMRLGLTGAAFVGAVLAVMLTLLLARGVQQTLRLLLAGVIVGVVLGAAKDLITIASADVLQAIQGFILGSTGLVGWSACAVMAAVGAVCLLLGWALAPVLDGLSLGEATARSLGLPLGGMRAALVVVLALATGAAVAQTGLIAFVGLASPHLVRSVVKTTHAGLIVLSAAMGGLLLMSADLAARWLIAPQELPVGVLTAVLGGSYLLWLMHRRSARGGVA
- a CDS encoding ABC transporter substrate-binding protein, encoding MTHRIRFFLAALSLGILSLAAHALEVKDERGVTVSLPRPPQRIVSLLPSLTEGVCALGACSRLVGVDNYSNSPSAVRTLPQLGGGIDPNVEAIVALRPDAVLLAKSSRVTQRLEALGLKVIVLEPKSHADVRRVLDTLDQVLGTREAPNVWRLIDASVSAAAQSLPPRAKGLRVYFEVNSAPFAAGESSFIGETLTRLGAKNIVPASLGPFPKLNPEYVVRANPDLIMVSVRSAQGMEQRPGWGGIRAVREGRICRFSPDESDVLVRPGPRMDEAARLMARCLADKAG